The sequence TCCCGCATTGCCTTCTCACCCAGTACCAGCAGGATGGCAAAGAAACTGTTACAGGGAATACAGTATATGATCACCCGTTTATGATACCTCACCCGCACATGCCAGCCAGCCTTGGGATTGAAATGCCACAATTCCTCTGACCCCGGCCGGTTTTGGAACACATACTCTCTGATGTTGCACCAATGATCGTAGGTGTCATCCAGCGCATCCCGGAATAGCTTATGTACAGGCTTTTTGGCCTGGTCTGGAAAAATAGGGCTGTACAAGTTGCAGGTTTTAAGGAGTAATCTAAACGGATGAATGATAGTATATAGTGTGAACCCGTTGCATAATGACGGGTATTCCCTTATTTTTACTGTCCACAAATAATGGCAAATCCGAATACAACGATTCTTTCACCTCAACCTGCTTGCATGCTGTTACCTGCTATAGGAAAAAAACGAGTCTGGCTCCTGGGTCTTCTCTTGTTAATAGTTGTATTACCTGCCTGGTCGCAATCAACGGCAACAAAAAATAGTCAATGGCCGTTGGGCAACTTTATCCGGCCACCGCACGTGAACCCTGTTATTGCTCCCGATAGCATCACCCGTTTCTGGTGTCCTATGAATGAGAAGCAGGTCGACTGGGAATCCAATGACACCTTCAATCCTGCGGCTATTGCAAAGGATGGCACCCTGTATGTACTATACCGCGCAGAAGATAAATATGGGATAGGCATTGGTTTTCGTACATCACGCATTGGCCTCGCGGCCAGTAAAGATGGGCTCACATTCACCAGGCGGCCCGCACCGGTATTATATCCTGATAAAGATGCACAGAAAGAAATGGAATGGCCTGGAGGATGCGAAGACCCGCGTATAGCAGTAACGGAAGAGGGTACTTATGTTGTATTGTATACACAGTGGAACAGGAAGGTACCGCGTATTGGGGTGGCTACTTCACGCGATCTTATAAACTGGACCAAACATGGCCCTGCTTTCAAAAAAGCGCACGGGGGCAAATTCTTTAATACGCCTACCAAATCTGCGTCTATTATAACCACCCTGAAAAATGGTAAACTGGTCATTGCTAAAATACACGGTAAGTACCACCTGTATTGGGGTGAGTACAAGGTAAGCATGGCCACTTCTACCGATCTCATCAACTGGGAGCCGGTGCTGGATGAAAAAGGAAACCTCAAAACGGTCATTGCACCGCGGAAAGGTTACTTTGATAGTGATCTTACCGAGTGTGGCCCACCGGCGCTGTTAACCGATAAAGGTATCTTGTTATTGTACAATGGTAAGAACAGCAAAGAAGGCAATGGCGATCCACGGTATACGCCCAAAAGCTATTGCGCCGGCCGGGTGCTCATGGATGCTAATGATCCGTTCAAAGTAATAGCGCGTGATGATCAGCCTTTCCTGGTGCCTTCGGAAAGCTTTGAAAAGAGCGGCCAGTATCCGGCCGGTACCGTGTTTATAGAAGGGCTTGTTTATTTCAACAACAAATGGTTCCTCTATTACGGCTGCGCCGATTCCCGTGTGGCAGTAGCCGTCTACGATCCGGCAGCAAAATAAAAAATAAGCGGTAAGTAGCGAGTAGCAAGCAGTAATCCACCACTTGCCACTCGCTATTCACCACTTGCTTTCTAAGGCGTATCCCACCACAATGGTGTCAGCAGCCGGTACCTTTCTGAATTATCACCCACTGCTTCCGGATTGCGGTTCTGTTCATTCGTTTCATACACCATGCCGCGTATCCATTGATTGGGATTGGCAGCATCAAAGATCACTGTGTTGAGATTCGCAGGTCGCCTGAGTGATGGGCCATAAATAGCCGTACTGTAATCCATGCGCCGCATATCCACCCAGGTTTCAGGATTGAGGCATTGCGTAATATACTTCTGCCGCATAATATGGCTCAGTCCCTGTGTAAGGTTATCAAAATGCGTGCTCAGCCCATCAGCATCCTGGGCAGTCCAATAGGCATTGATGTCTCCGGCAGTTACACCCAGCTTGCGCATATTGGCTGTTACGCCCTCCCGGTAAGCGGCCAGGGCGCCCGCTTTATCATTTCCCCGCAGACTTGCTTCCGCTTGTATCAGCTTCACTTCTGAATAAGTAATAAAAGGGAATGGCGAAATACTATCTGTGTAATAACCGCTTCTGCTAAAACGGCCATAGTCATTCTCACTGGTGAAAGTACCGGTGCCATCCTGTCCGCCAGCCAGCCCCGCGCCGGACCGCAGGCCACGGTATTGTGCGTCTGAAGCGGCAGGCTTCATAATACGGCTGATGCGTGGGTCCTGGAAAGGCGTTTCCGTCACCGGGAACTTCGTCAGTATATTCACAAAGAACTGCGACCAGGTAAAATAGCGCGGATCAGTAGCACTCGTAAAACCACCCCAGCTTGCCCACGGGTTTTGATCTGTTTGCTGTCCGGTGCCCAGGTAAGGGAATTGCGCATCCATACCATCTGCATTAAAACCATTCTGGCAGGCCGCAATAATATTGGCGCTGTTGTACAGGTTTCCTTTTTTAGACAGGTGGTTCATATACCTCGCGCGGAGTGACCACGCAAAGCGCTTCCATTTATTTACATCGCCCTGGAATAGAATATCACCGCCACTGAAATTCAACGGCGTGGTATTGGGACCATCAAACTTGGTAACAGCATCTGCCAGCAAGGAATCAATATAGCGGTATACGGTAGGTTGATCGTCCATTTTGGGCAGCAGGTTGATCTGGCCTTCGCCATTATAAAAATCACTGGCTACAATAGAGCCGTACTGGTCGGTAAGCATACCCAGGTTCAAGGCCAGCAGCACCTGGCCGGCGCCGGCAAAATGCAGGTTGTTCTCTTTCTTGCCCAGCACGATCAGGTCCACACAATTGGGCATGGTGAATACATAAGCATTCTGCCAGAAGAAATAGCTGGCGGTAAAGCGCCAGGTCTCTGCATTGCGGTTGGTACCGGTGAGCAGTTTGGTAACCCCATATTGTGTCGTGCCAGCTATTTCGCGGGCCCCTCTCCACATGGAAGAACCATTAGTAGTAGTGATAGCGCCTATCAGCCGGTTATGGGCCGGCATGGCCGTAGGATTATTAGGGTCTTTGTTTACATCCAGGAACTTTTTACAGGAACTGGCAACCAGCAAAGACACCGATATAATAACATAACTGATCTTATTCATTACGTGCTTCATAAACGAATTTTAGAGTGATATTTTCAAACTGATGTCCACACCACGGGTAGCAGGAATACCCAGGTTGTCAAAACCGAAAGAGCCGGTGCCGCCTACACCGGCGCCACTGCCCGATACTTCAGGATCAACGCCGGAATAATCCGTAATCAGGATCAGGTTACGTCCCGTAACAGATACCTGTGCATTCGTAAAAGGCGTTCTGCCCAGTAGTTTCTTAGGCAGGGAATACGTGAGCGTGGCATACCGCATGCGGTACCACGATCCGTCTTCTACGAAATCATAGCCCTGGAATGGATAAATAGTTTGATAATAATTCTGGTCCAGTACCACCGATTGGGTGTTCTTGGCGCCGGTAGACTCTATAATGCCATCAAATACCATCGTACTGCCGCGCTTCAGTGTTTTAGTGCTGAGCCCCGCACGCACCAGGTAGTTTTCAGTGGCATTATAAATAGCTCCACCAATACGCACATCCCACATAAAGGCCAGTGAGAAATTCTTATAATTGATTGTATTCGTCAGGCCACCCACCCAGTCAGGGTTACGGTCACCAATACTTTGAAGAGTAGATTGTACCTGCGGATAGCCGTTATTAGCCAGTAGCAATTGGCCGGCAGTATTCCGCTTCCATACATTGCCATTAATGCCAAACAAACTACCATACAGGAAGGCGGCGCCTTGCGCTACGTTACCTGCTGCCCAGGCGTCGGACAACTCCACACGGTCCAATGCACCCGGCAATGACTCTACCGTAGCTGTATTCTTCGCAAAATTCAGGTCTACCGTCCAGGTAAGATCTTTATTCTTAATAGGCGTTCCGTTGATCATCAGCTCCACGCCCTTATTCCTAATGGATCCTCCATTCAGGTAAGCCAGGAAAGAACCGGAAGAAGGTGGCGTGCGGGTGGCCAGTATCTGGTCGTCGGAGAGCGTTCTGTAATACGTGAAATCAAGACCCAGCCGGTTATCCAGGAATCGTACCTCACCACCCAGCTCAAGGGAATTGGTGAACTCAGGACGCAGGGTAGGGTTACCAAAATAATCATTCGAGTTCAGGATAAATCCGCGTGGGTTGATCGTAAATGTATTGGTTACATTTGATAGGGTAGTGGCCAGCACATGGGGTGGCGCATCTTTACCTACCCTGGCCCAGGAGGCCCTGATCTTACCATATGACAGTACCTTACCCGTAACGGTTGAACCCAGTTCTTCCAGCAGGTCGGTCACTACAACAGAGGCACTGAATGCGGGATAAAAGAATGACCGCGCATTCACAGGCAGGGTAGACGACCAGTCATTCCGGCCGCGTACATTCACATAAGCAATGCCTTTCCAGTCGGCACTGAAATCACCAAACACACCAACGATCCTGCGCTGCTGGATGCTTTGTGAAACTGTTCTATCTGTTGTCAGCGTATTATTAATACTGGGGAAAGTAGGGTTGATGAAATTACGGCCGTACCAGAATTCTGTTTGCGATTTATATACTTCCACATTATTGCCCAACGTAAGGCTCAGGTTAATATCATTAATAGCGTGCTTGCCGGTTACCAGCAGCGTGGAAGTAGTGATCTGGTTGTTGCGGGTACTCTGGGAGATGGCTCCTCTTTCTTCCCCGATAATCGTAGTGCCAGCAGCACGCACACTGGAAAAATTATCCGTGTAATAATCTGTTCCCAGCCGGTAAGTAATATTCAGGAACTTGAAGGGGTCATAAATGGCATTACCTACAAAAATAAACCGGTCCACATCATCTGTGATAGGATTGTTTTCAATACCCCAATAGGGATTATCTGTCCCTACAATTGTTCTTTGTGTACCGTCCGGCTTCAGGTAATTGCGCATATCGTCATTCTTTGGCCAGAAGATCACGCCCAGCATCGTACCACCGCCACTCGTCGTGGTGGAGGTTGCTTCAGCAACACCTTTTCCCTGCAATACATAACGCCGGTCGGTCCTTGCATAACTGGCGCTGCCACCTACTTTAAATTTATCACTCACCCTTGTATCGGCCGATACACGGAATGATTTACGGGTGAAGTCGGTATTTTTCACAATACCATCCTGGTCAAAGAAAGAACCCGATGCATAAAAAGTAGTCTTATCATTGCCGCCGCTCACCGAAACATCATGCCGCTGGGTAAAGCCTGATTGAAAGAAATTACCCAGGTTATCATAAATGGGCTCTCCGGCAGTAAATGCCGGTCCCCAGGAACCGGTAGAAGCGGGGTTAAAAACACCTTGCTCTCCTTGTTTATACGTGCTTTGCATATCGGGCAACCGGCTCACATGATCAAAGGAGGCTGTACCTGAATAACTAATAACTGCTTTTCCGGCAACACCTTTCTTGGTAGTGATGACCACAGCGCCGGAGGCAGCGCGCAGGCCGTACAGGGCGGCCGCGGCCGGTCCTTTCAATACAGTAATGCTCTGTATATCTTCCGGGTTGAGGTCAATGGCGCGGTTGGAAGGAGGAGCCGACTGAC comes from Paraflavitalea devenefica and encodes:
- a CDS encoding SusD/RagB family nutrient-binding outer membrane lipoprotein, translating into MKHVMNKISYVIISVSLLVASSCKKFLDVNKDPNNPTAMPAHNRLIGAITTTNGSSMWRGAREIAGTTQYGVTKLLTGTNRNAETWRFTASYFFWQNAYVFTMPNCVDLIVLGKKENNLHFAGAGQVLLALNLGMLTDQYGSIVASDFYNGEGQINLLPKMDDQPTVYRYIDSLLADAVTKFDGPNTTPLNFSGGDILFQGDVNKWKRFAWSLRARYMNHLSKKGNLYNSANIIAACQNGFNADGMDAQFPYLGTGQQTDQNPWASWGGFTSATDPRYFTWSQFFVNILTKFPVTETPFQDPRISRIMKPAASDAQYRGLRSGAGLAGGQDGTGTFTSENDYGRFSRSGYYTDSISPFPFITYSEVKLIQAEASLRGNDKAGALAAYREGVTANMRKLGVTAGDINAYWTAQDADGLSTHFDNLTQGLSHIMRQKYITQCLNPETWVDMRRMDYSTAIYGPSLRRPANLNTVIFDAANPNQWIRGMVYETNEQNRNPEAVGDNSERYRLLTPLWWDTP
- a CDS encoding SusC/RagA family TonB-linked outer membrane protein; this translates as MQNCHTRPHAYARSGKRRLLRIMRMTAIFLLAGMLHAAAQNITGTVLDEKNAPVEGASVFLRPGSRGTVTNKDGRFTFSQVNAGTYTLEVSYVGYPMTTESVTVNANSPATVTIQLQGDDGKTETAVVVTAFGVTQQKRALGYSVQEVKAQALTESHQSNLVNALQGKVAGVQITNSGGAPGASAIMLIRGGTSLSSNNQPLYIIDGIPMDNSTAVTQGTNLVGQSAPPSNRAIDLNPEDIQSITVLKGPAAAALYGLRAASGAVVITTKKGVAGKAVISYSGTASFDHVSRLPDMQSTYKQGEQGVFNPASTGSWGPAFTAGEPIYDNLGNFFQSGFTQRHDVSVSGGNDKTTFYASGSFFDQDGIVKNTDFTRKSFRVSADTRVSDKFKVGGSASYARTDRRYVLQGKGVAEATSTTTSGGGTMLGVIFWPKNDDMRNYLKPDGTQRTIVGTDNPYWGIENNPITDDVDRFIFVGNAIYDPFKFLNITYRLGTDYYTDNFSSVRAAGTTIIGEERGAISQSTRNNQITTSTLLVTGKHAINDINLSLTLGNNVEVYKSQTEFWYGRNFINPTFPSINNTLTTDRTVSQSIQQRRIVGVFGDFSADWKGIAYVNVRGRNDWSSTLPVNARSFFYPAFSASVVVTDLLEELGSTVTGKVLSYGKIRASWARVGKDAPPHVLATTLSNVTNTFTINPRGFILNSNDYFGNPTLRPEFTNSLELGGEVRFLDNRLGLDFTYYRTLSDDQILATRTPPSSGSFLAYLNGGSIRNKGVELMINGTPIKNKDLTWTVDLNFAKNTATVESLPGALDRVELSDAWAAGNVAQGAAFLYGSLFGINGNVWKRNTAGQLLLANNGYPQVQSTLQSIGDRNPDWVGGLTNTINYKNFSLAFMWDVRIGGAIYNATENYLVRAGLSTKTLKRGSTMVFDGIIESTGAKNTQSVVLDQNYYQTIYPFQGYDFVEDGSWYRMRYATLTYSLPKKLLGRTPFTNAQVSVTGRNLILITDYSGVDPEVSGSGAGVGGTGSFGFDNLGIPATRGVDISLKISL
- a CDS encoding DUF3788 family protein, whose protein sequence is MYSPIFPDQAKKPVHKLFRDALDDTYDHWCNIREYVFQNRPGSEELWHFNPKAGWHVRVRYHKRVIIYCIPCNSFFAILLVLGEKAMREAMKSNLSDDTLQIIQTARTHTEGSSFYIEVKDDSLIKDIKKLLAIKLFLK
- a CDS encoding glycoside hydrolase family 130 protein, with amino-acid sequence MLLPAIGKKRVWLLGLLLLIVVLPAWSQSTATKNSQWPLGNFIRPPHVNPVIAPDSITRFWCPMNEKQVDWESNDTFNPAAIAKDGTLYVLYRAEDKYGIGIGFRTSRIGLAASKDGLTFTRRPAPVLYPDKDAQKEMEWPGGCEDPRIAVTEEGTYVVLYTQWNRKVPRIGVATSRDLINWTKHGPAFKKAHGGKFFNTPTKSASIITTLKNGKLVIAKIHGKYHLYWGEYKVSMATSTDLINWEPVLDEKGNLKTVIAPRKGYFDSDLTECGPPALLTDKGILLLYNGKNSKEGNGDPRYTPKSYCAGRVLMDANDPFKVIARDDQPFLVPSESFEKSGQYPAGTVFIEGLVYFNNKWFLYYGCADSRVAVAVYDPAAK